GTCCACGTCATACTTCGGGCGCTCGGTGTCGAACTTCTCCGGGTTGACGATCGGCCACGCCTCAAGCAGGTCGGCAATCTCGTGCGGTGTCCGGTCACCCTTGTTCGGGCCGAGACTGAGTGCCCGCATCGAGCTTTCAATGTAGTCGGGATGGAAGCCCTTCAGCAGCTCCTTCTTCTGTTCGGCGGCCAGGAGCATGATCTTGCCCTGCTTGATGCGGGCATCGCGGGTTGCTTCGAGCCGCTTGATGGATTCCTGCATGCTTTGCGGGTACATCATACCTCCTTACGGCTCGACGTCGCGCATCTTCGGATCGTAGAACAGAGCTGAGAGTTCAGCCTCGGTCATCTTGCACAGCTTGTCCAGCCCCGGGTCGAACTTGCCGGCCTTTGTCTCCTTCATCCTCTCGGCCAGGTGCGGCGACTTCCTAGCGACCTTGGCCCCGTAGAGCCGCCGCGCGAGCAGGGCGACGTTGTAGTGGACGATCTCGGCCGGGCAGCGGGAAGCGCACAGACCGCACATGATGCAGTCGAACGACATGTCCGCGACCTTCTCAACATCCCCGCGGATGGCGGCGTTGATGTAGCCCATCACGTCGATATCCTGCGGGCAGATCTTCGTGCAGGAATTGCAGGCGATGCAGCGCATGATCTCCGGATAGAATCGCACCAGCACCTGGGTGTTGGCCGGCTCCTTCGCGATGTCGTACTGCTTCTTGTTGGCCGGGTAGAACGGTATCTGGGTCAGAAACATTCCGTCCTCGACCACGGTCTGGCACGCGAGTCCGACCTTGAGCTTGTAGGAGTCTTTCGTGCGATAGACCGTGCCGCACGCGCCGCAGAACCCGCCGCGGCAACCGCAGCCGCGGATGAACCGGAACCCGGCGTACTCCATCGCCTTCATGATGGTCAGGTCCTTCGGCACTCTATACGCCTCGCCCATCACGCTGATGGTAATCAGGGAAGAGGGATCAGGGGCGGGGGACGAGGAGATTGCCGATTGTCGATTGCCGATTGCCGATTCGCGGACTTCTACGCTTTGGCTTTTGGCTTTTGGCTTTTGACTCTTGACTTGTCCCGCCATCGCCTAGTCCTTTCTGTATTTGGCCACGCCCTGCTGGTACAGATCGCCGCCGTACGTGTCGTTGATGACGATGGCCGGAAAATCCTCGACCTTGAGTTCTCGCACCGCCTCCGGGCCAAGGTCCTCATAGGCGATGACCCTGGCTTCTTTGATGGTTCGGGCGATGAGCGCGGCCGCACCGCCGACTGCGGCAAAGTAGACCGCGCCGTACTTCCTCATGGCGTCCAGCACCGGTTGGGTCCGGTTGCCCTTTCCAATCATCCCGCGCAACCCCTTCTCCATCAGCAGCGGTGAATATGCGTCCATCCGGTAGCTCGTTGTCGGCCCGGCCGAGCCGATAACCTGTCCCGGCTTGGCCGGCGACGGCCCGACGTAGTAGATGACTGCGCCGGTCAGTTCGAACGGCAGCTTCTCGCCCGCTTTCAGCGAATCGGTCAGCCGCTTGTGGGCAAGGTCCCGGCCGGTATAGATGGTCCCTGATATCAGGACCGAGTCCCCTGCCCTTAGATCCTTCACCGTCTCAGGCGTCAGCGGAGCCGTAATCTTCTTTGCCATGCTCGCCTCCTAGAGAGTGAACGACTGGTGCCGAGCCGCGTGGCAGTTGATGTTCACGGCGCAGGGCATCGTCGCTATGTGACACGGGAACGCCTCGATGAAAACCGCAAGCGCGGTGACCCGGCCCCCGAGCCCCTGTGGGCCGATGCCGAGCCGGTTGATTCGTTCCAGCAGCTCCTTCTCCATGTTGGCATAGAACGGGTCGGGGTGAGTCGAGCCGATTTCCCGGAGCAGAGAGTGCTTCGCAAGCATCGCGCACTTCTCGAACGTTCCGCCGATGCCCACGCCGACGATGATCGGCGGGCAGGGGTTGGCCTGCGAACGCCATACTCGGTCGAGGACGAACTTCGCGATGCCGTCTGCCCCGTCCGAAGCGGAGAGCATCTTCACCTCGGACATGTTCTCCGAGCCCCCGCCCTTGGGCTGGACCACTATCTTCAGGGTGTCGCCCGGCACGATGTCGGTGTAGATGATTGCCGGCGTATTGGTGCCGGTGTTCTTCCGGCGCAGCGGGTCCTCGACAATGGACTTGCGCAGATAGCCGTCCTTGTAGCCCTTGGCCACGCCCTGCTGGATGGCGTCGTAGAGCTCGCCACCCTGGACCCTGACCCCCGACCCCAAGTTCACCCAAACGACCGCCCAGCCGGTGTCCTGGCAAATGGGCATCATCTCATTACGGGCAATCTGCTCATTGTCCAGCAACTGGTTCAGGATGTCCTTGCCGGCAGGCGACTCCTCGACCTTGAGGCCGTCCCTCAACGCCTGCGCCACATCGTCGCCGAGCAGGCAGTTGGCGTCGATGCAGGACTGCGCGACCTTGTCCCTTATCGTCTCAAACTGAATCTCTTTCATCCGCGCCTCCATTCTGCGCCGCTAATCGGCAATCTACAATCGGCAATCTCAAATGTCTAGAGCGCGTGTTCCAGCACCCAGATTTCCGGCGTTGCGGGCAGGCTTCCGGTACTGACCTCGACCTCGGTTCCGAGCTTCTTAACGTCCGTCCGGCCCCGCGTGAACTCATCGACGCCAACGATGGGCAGGCCCAGCTTACCGGTCTTGTAGTGCATCGGGATCACGACCCGCGCACCAAGCAGCTCCGCGGTCTGGTGCGCTGCCGCCGGGTCAATCGTGTAGTACCCACCGACCGGTATCAGGACCACATCAACTTTGCCGATGACTTTGGCCTGCTCGGTCGGCACATGCCCGAGGTCGCCGAGGTGCGCCACCCGCAAAGGGGACATGACCGAAATGTCTGACATTTCGGATCGTGTCCCAAGCGTCACCGGATCCTCAAACACGAAGATGATGTTCCGGCCGCGCTGGGCCCCGTGCTTGTCGTCGTGGAAAGTGTCAAACCCGGTCACGCTCACGCCGCCTGCCTTGTGGCTGCCGGACGAGCGAATCGCCGCCGGTTTTCCCGGCACGCCCGCCACGTCGTTGTGGTCAAAATGGTCATGGCTGACAGTGACGAAGTCGGCAGGCTCCGTTATCCGCCCAAAGGTGATCCCGCCGCCGGGTGTGTACGGGTCGGTAACGATACGCGTGCCATCCGAAGCAGTCAGCAGGAATGCCGAATGGGCAAGCCACTTAATGCGCATACTAGTGACCAATGACCAAGCGCCAACTCCCAGTCAACGAGGAGCCGGTCAAGCCAGAATTCAGAATGCAGATACCAGAATGCAGAATGTCAGGACTTTCTGACTTCTGGTTTCTGGTTTCTGAATTCTGCACTATCCGGTCGGCCTATGCGGTGGGAACGACCGCCACGCGCTTCTTGTCCCTGCTGACGCGTTCGAACTTCACCTCACCGTCAACCAGGGCAAACAGGGAGTCGTCCTTGGCCCGGCCCACGTTTGCACCGGGCAGAATACGCGTGCCCCGCTGCCGGATGATAATACTCCCGGTCGTCACTCGCTCTGAGCCGAAAGTCTTGACTCCCAGCCGCTGCCCCGGGCTATTCCGGCCGTTCTTTCCTGAGCCGCCGCTCTTCTTGTGTGCCATACTGTGTTCTCCTCAAGCCCGCCACTTCTAGCTTCTAGAATCTGGCTCTGGCTTCTGAATTCGTCTGTTATTGTCACTCTTGGCTTTTTGCTTACCAGCCTTCGACCTGAAGTTGGGAATTATAGCCGACTGAGGCGGCGGAGTCAAACCGCCCCTCCTTGACTTTTCTCCCC
This DNA window, taken from bacterium, encodes the following:
- a CDS encoding MBL fold metallo-hydrolase, with translation MRIKWLAHSAFLLTASDGTRIVTDPYTPGGGITFGRITEPADFVTVSHDHFDHNDVAGVPGKPAAIRSSGSHKAGGVSVTGFDTFHDDKHGAQRGRNIIFVFEDPVTLGTRSEMSDISVMSPLRVAHLGDLGHVPTEQAKVIGKVDVVLIPVGGYYTIDPAAAHQTAELLGARVVIPMHYKTGKLGLPIVGVDEFTRGRTDVKKLGTEVEVSTGSLPATPEIWVLEHAL
- a CDS encoding 4Fe-4S dicluster domain-containing protein; the encoded protein is MGNRQSAISSSPAPDPSSLITISVMGEAYRVPKDLTIMKAMEYAGFRFIRGCGCRGGFCGACGTVYRTKDSYKLKVGLACQTVVEDGMFLTQIPFYPANKKQYDIAKEPANTQVLVRFYPEIMRCIACNSCTKICPQDIDVMGYINAAIRGDVEKVADMSFDCIMCGLCASRCPAEIVHYNVALLARRLYGAKVARKSPHLAERMKETKAGKFDPGLDKLCKMTEAELSALFYDPKMRDVEP
- a CDS encoding Fe-S-containing hydro-lyase gives rise to the protein MAKKITAPLTPETVKDLRAGDSVLISGTIYTGRDLAHKRLTDSLKAGEKLPFELTGAVIYYVGPSPAKPGQVIGSAGPTTSYRMDAYSPLLMEKGLRGMIGKGNRTQPVLDAMRKYGAVYFAAVGGAAALIARTIKEARVIAYEDLGPEAVRELKVEDFPAIVINDTYGGDLYQQGVAKYRKD
- the rpmA gene encoding 50S ribosomal protein L27, which gives rise to MAHKKSGGSGKNGRNSPGQRLGVKTFGSERVTTGSIIIRQRGTRILPGANVGRAKDDSLFALVDGEVKFERVSRDKKRVAVVPTA
- a CDS encoding fumarate hydratase; translated protein: MKEIQFETIRDKVAQSCIDANCLLGDDVAQALRDGLKVEESPAGKDILNQLLDNEQIARNEMMPICQDTGWAVVWVNLGSGVRVQGGELYDAIQQGVAKGYKDGYLRKSIVEDPLRRKNTGTNTPAIIYTDIVPGDTLKIVVQPKGGGSENMSEVKMLSASDGADGIAKFVLDRVWRSQANPCPPIIVGVGIGGTFEKCAMLAKHSLLREIGSTHPDPFYANMEKELLERINRLGIGPQGLGGRVTALAVFIEAFPCHIATMPCAVNINCHAARHQSFTL